Proteins from a genomic interval of Dermacentor variabilis isolate Ectoservices chromosome 8, ASM5094787v1, whole genome shotgun sequence:
- the LOC142590981 gene encoding uncharacterized protein LOC142590981 produces MHDHPRLLEMVSEGGDVTKADAKEMISSALLRVRHLSLDEFMRMTGVVKETAECHADPGARRQLCDLNLDCWLHIRRFLKISDVLQPRADLCENCWQSPSAEQSFQQFS; encoded by the exons ATGCACGATCATCCTCGTCTGCTCGAAATGGTGAGCGAAGGTGGTGACGTCACCAAGGCCGACGCCAAGGAGATGATCAGCAGCGCCCTGCTTCGTGTTCGCCACTTGAGCCTTGACGAGTTCATGCGAATGACCGGCGTCGTCAAGGAGACGGCGGAATGCCATGCAGATCCTGGTGCCAGGCGTCAGCTCTGTGACTTGAACCTCGACTGCTGGCTACACATCCGCCGCTTCCTGAAGATATCGGACGTTCTACAGCCTCGAGCCGATCTATGTGAAAACT GCTGGCAGTCACCGTCAGCAGAGCAGAGCTTTCAACAATTCTCATAG
- the LOC142589917 gene encoding uncharacterized protein LOC142589917 isoform X1 → MSKTLHVKDAISARHAADKSSMEWHVQNIPCTKTGGASCRLLDHRRGLNRILQEACLELREDRRGQSRGDALIAVVEAASCGYVLLGVDEDLLKSKPLDILERLLAEHRCITAIEFNGSSKHRRSLLSAVKRNCSLKSVTVCGTFIGADDAAFMCEVIKSCSHLESLAFKVHDFEKEYAMNTRLFGRSLDLDWHHLTALDVAKLSLSTSEASSLIRALTGNKTITDLRVGESVFGCRDEASNALFASYLAKEASTLQKLTLKSSVYHDGELLLRELINAFCNMNTLEELNADITVKNPEFVGAFSLFAEVVFRSTSMRSLRLPSTFCECDGTFWSSTVQPRDPKAAQCMKPWLAALRRPNLPLSKLCIDLRRFGEAECHAFFGAVAETDALKSVVVQSLPAIDRPDRVCATIQERGLNDRVVIHWPYMRNAQCLQQCPQISSVTIRASHFRCNRRVGLQPVISAIEAVGGCSHITSLLVNCEFFDRSVFSALAACIRAPSPLTDININLNFNSLLTSQEERDVHAELVRALASNLRLVSVNIKGALLSNDDFKWLAHGATKSLCLTELTLTPACVFDARHGQDRAMRCCSVHRAEALAGESIDKNSALADILETTRRNASAVLAAAQFVLGQEDGAEGPRSIELMHDHPRLLEMVSEGGDVTKAAAKEMISSALLRVRHLSLDEFMRMTGVVKEAAQCLADPAVRRQLSDLNHECWLHIRRFLKIADVLQPRADLCENCTNGFYHPFILLVGDERSAILLH, encoded by the exons ATGTCTAAAACGTTGCACGTAAAAGATGCCATTAGCGCCAGACATGCAGCCGACAAAAGCAGCATGGAATGGCACGTCCAGAACATCCCATGCACCAAGACGGGTGGAGCGAGCTGTCGCTTACTGGACCACCGTCGTGGCTTAAACCGCATCCTTCAAGAAGCTTGCCTAGAGCTTCGGGAAGACAGGCGAGGACAGAGCAGGGGCGATGCCCTTATTGCGGTCGTCGAGGCAGCCTCCTGCGGCTATGTCCTGCTCGGCGTAGACGAAGACTTGCTCAAATCGAAGCCACTGGATATTCTTGAACGCCTACTAGCCGAGCATCGCTGCATCACAGCGATTGAATTCAACGGGAGCTCGAAGCATCGCCGTTCGTTGCTTTCAGCAGTAAAACGTAACTGCTCTTTAAAAAGCGTTACTGTCTGCGGCACATTCATTGGAGCGGACGACGCAGCTTTCATGTGCGAAGTGATCAAGTCTTGCTCGCATCTCGAGAGTCTGGCTTTCAAGGTTCATGATTTCGAGAAGGAATATGCAATGAATACAAGATTGTTTGGCAGATCACTTGACCTAGACTGGCATCACCTGACGGCTCTAGACGTGGCAAAACTTTCATTGTCCACTAGTGAGGCGAGTTCGCTCATCCGTGCTCTCACAGGAAACAAAACTATCACTGACCTGCGCGTCGGAGAAAGCGTGTTCGGCTGCCGCGATGAAGCCTCCAACGCACTCTTCGCCAGCTACCTCGCCAAAGAAGCCTCAACGCTGCAAAAATTGACACTCAAATCGAGTGTTTATCATGACGGGGAGTTGCTCTTGAGAGAACTCATCAATGCGTTCTGCAATATGAATACTTTGGAGGAGCTGAATGCCGACATCACTGTGAAGAATCCAGAATT CGTCGGTGCGTTCAGTCTCTTCGCCGAAGTGGTCTTTCGGAGCACCTCAATGCGCAGCCTGAGGTTACCATCGACGTTCTGCGAATGCGATGGCACATTCTGGAGCTCTACTGTCCAGCCTCGAGATCCCAAGGCCGCGCAATGCATGAAGCCCTGGCTCGCAGCCCTGCGGAGACCGAACTTGCCGCTCAGCAAGCTCTGCATTGACTTGCGGCGCTTCGGCGAAGCTGAGTGCCACGCCTTCTTCGGCGCAGTTGCGGAAACGGACGCCCTGAAGTCGGTGGTCGTTCAATCCTTGCCCGCAATCGACCGACCGGACAGGGTCTGCGCCACCATCCAGGAGCGAGGACTGAACGACCGAGTGGTCATCCACTGGCCTTATATGCGCAACGCACAATGTCTGCAGCAATGCCCTCAAATCAGCAGCGTAACCATCAGAGCGAGCCATTTTCGATGCAATCGCCGGGTCGGTTTGCAGCCAGTTATCTCAGCTATAGAAGCGGTCGGTGGCTGCTCTCACATAACGTCGCTCTTGGTTAACTGCGAATTCTTCGATCGCAGTGTGTTCTCCGCTTTGGCGGCATGTATAAGAGCCCCGTCCCCGCTTACTGATATAAATATAAACCTGAATTTCAATTCACTTCTCACCTCACAAGAGGAGCGTGATGTGCATGCGGAACTGGTGAGGGCGCTGGCCTCCAACCTCAGACTAGTCAGCGTCAACATCAAGGGCGCACTGCTCTCCAACGACGACTTCAAGTGGCTCGCGCATGGTGCCACCAAGAGTCTCTGCCTCACAGAATTAACCCTGACTCCTGCCTGTGTCTTCGATGCCAGGCACGGCCAAGACCGAGCAATGCGCTGCTGTTCGGTGCACAGGGCCGAGGCCTTGGCGGGAGAATCCATCGACAAGAACAGCGCACTGGCCGACATCTTG gAAACGACCAGACGGAATGCCTCCGCCGTCTTGGCTGCAGCTCAGTTCGTGTTAGGCCAGGAAGATGGCGCCGAAGGCCCTCGTTCTATCGAGCTGATGCACGATCACCCTCGTCTGCTCGAAATGGTGAGCGAAGGTGGTGACGTCACCAAGGCCGCCGCCAAGGAGATGATCAGCAGCGCCCTGCTTCGTGTTCGCCACTTGAGCCTCGACGAGTTTATGAGAATGACCGGCGTCGTCAAGGAGGCGGCGCAATGCCTTGCAGATCCTGCTGTCAGGCGTCAGCTCTCTGACTTGAACCACGAGTGCTGGCTACACATCCGCCGTTTCCTGAAGATAGCGGACGTTCTGCAGCCTCGAGCCGATCTATGTGAAAACTGTACAAATGGTTTTTATCATCCTTTTATTTTGCTGGTGGGGGATGAGAGGTCAGCTATTTTATTACATTAG
- the LOC142589917 gene encoding uncharacterized protein LOC142589917 isoform X2 — translation MSKTLHVKDAISARHAADKSSMEWHVQNIPCTKTGGASCRLLDHRRGLNRILQEACLELREDRRGQSRGDALIAVVEAASCGYVLLGVDEDLLKSKPLDILERLLAEHRCITAIEFNGSSKHRRSLLSAVKRNCSLKSVTVCGTFIGADDAAFMCEVIKSCSHLESLAFKVHDFEKEYAMNTRLFGRSLDLDWHHLTALDVAKLSLSTSEASSLIRALTGNKTITDLRVGESVFGCRDEASNALFASYLAKEASTLQKLTLKSSVYHDGELLLRELINAFCNMNTLEELNADITVKNPEFVGAFSLFAEVVFRSTSMRSLRLPSTFCECDGTFWSSTVQPRDPKAAQCMKPWLAALRRPNLPLSKLCIDLRRFGEAECHAFFGAVAETDALKSVVVQSLPAIDRPDRVCATIQERGLNDRVVIHWPYMRNAQCLQQCPQISSVTIRASHFRCNRRVGLQPVISAIEAVGGCSHITSLLVNCEFFDRSVFSALAACIRAPSPLTDININLNFNSLLTSQEERDVHAELVRALASNLRLVSVNIKGALLSNDDFKWLAHGATKSLCLTELTLTPACVFDARHGQDRAMRCCSVHRAEALAGESIDKNSALADILETTRRNASAVLAAAQFVLGQEDGAEGPRSIELMHDHPRLLEMVSEGGDVTKAAAKEMISSALLRVRHLSLDEFMRMTGVVKEAAQCLADPAVRRQLSDLNHECWLHIRRFLKIADVLQPRADLCENCR, via the exons ATGTCTAAAACGTTGCACGTAAAAGATGCCATTAGCGCCAGACATGCAGCCGACAAAAGCAGCATGGAATGGCACGTCCAGAACATCCCATGCACCAAGACGGGTGGAGCGAGCTGTCGCTTACTGGACCACCGTCGTGGCTTAAACCGCATCCTTCAAGAAGCTTGCCTAGAGCTTCGGGAAGACAGGCGAGGACAGAGCAGGGGCGATGCCCTTATTGCGGTCGTCGAGGCAGCCTCCTGCGGCTATGTCCTGCTCGGCGTAGACGAAGACTTGCTCAAATCGAAGCCACTGGATATTCTTGAACGCCTACTAGCCGAGCATCGCTGCATCACAGCGATTGAATTCAACGGGAGCTCGAAGCATCGCCGTTCGTTGCTTTCAGCAGTAAAACGTAACTGCTCTTTAAAAAGCGTTACTGTCTGCGGCACATTCATTGGAGCGGACGACGCAGCTTTCATGTGCGAAGTGATCAAGTCTTGCTCGCATCTCGAGAGTCTGGCTTTCAAGGTTCATGATTTCGAGAAGGAATATGCAATGAATACAAGATTGTTTGGCAGATCACTTGACCTAGACTGGCATCACCTGACGGCTCTAGACGTGGCAAAACTTTCATTGTCCACTAGTGAGGCGAGTTCGCTCATCCGTGCTCTCACAGGAAACAAAACTATCACTGACCTGCGCGTCGGAGAAAGCGTGTTCGGCTGCCGCGATGAAGCCTCCAACGCACTCTTCGCCAGCTACCTCGCCAAAGAAGCCTCAACGCTGCAAAAATTGACACTCAAATCGAGTGTTTATCATGACGGGGAGTTGCTCTTGAGAGAACTCATCAATGCGTTCTGCAATATGAATACTTTGGAGGAGCTGAATGCCGACATCACTGTGAAGAATCCAGAATT CGTCGGTGCGTTCAGTCTCTTCGCCGAAGTGGTCTTTCGGAGCACCTCAATGCGCAGCCTGAGGTTACCATCGACGTTCTGCGAATGCGATGGCACATTCTGGAGCTCTACTGTCCAGCCTCGAGATCCCAAGGCCGCGCAATGCATGAAGCCCTGGCTCGCAGCCCTGCGGAGACCGAACTTGCCGCTCAGCAAGCTCTGCATTGACTTGCGGCGCTTCGGCGAAGCTGAGTGCCACGCCTTCTTCGGCGCAGTTGCGGAAACGGACGCCCTGAAGTCGGTGGTCGTTCAATCCTTGCCCGCAATCGACCGACCGGACAGGGTCTGCGCCACCATCCAGGAGCGAGGACTGAACGACCGAGTGGTCATCCACTGGCCTTATATGCGCAACGCACAATGTCTGCAGCAATGCCCTCAAATCAGCAGCGTAACCATCAGAGCGAGCCATTTTCGATGCAATCGCCGGGTCGGTTTGCAGCCAGTTATCTCAGCTATAGAAGCGGTCGGTGGCTGCTCTCACATAACGTCGCTCTTGGTTAACTGCGAATTCTTCGATCGCAGTGTGTTCTCCGCTTTGGCGGCATGTATAAGAGCCCCGTCCCCGCTTACTGATATAAATATAAACCTGAATTTCAATTCACTTCTCACCTCACAAGAGGAGCGTGATGTGCATGCGGAACTGGTGAGGGCGCTGGCCTCCAACCTCAGACTAGTCAGCGTCAACATCAAGGGCGCACTGCTCTCCAACGACGACTTCAAGTGGCTCGCGCATGGTGCCACCAAGAGTCTCTGCCTCACAGAATTAACCCTGACTCCTGCCTGTGTCTTCGATGCCAGGCACGGCCAAGACCGAGCAATGCGCTGCTGTTCGGTGCACAGGGCCGAGGCCTTGGCGGGAGAATCCATCGACAAGAACAGCGCACTGGCCGACATCTTG gAAACGACCAGACGGAATGCCTCCGCCGTCTTGGCTGCAGCTCAGTTCGTGTTAGGCCAGGAAGATGGCGCCGAAGGCCCTCGTTCTATCGAGCTGATGCACGATCACCCTCGTCTGCTCGAAATGGTGAGCGAAGGTGGTGACGTCACCAAGGCCGCCGCCAAGGAGATGATCAGCAGCGCCCTGCTTCGTGTTCGCCACTTGAGCCTCGACGAGTTTATGAGAATGACCGGCGTCGTCAAGGAGGCGGCGCAATGCCTTGCAGATCCTGCTGTCAGGCGTCAGCTCTCTGACTTGAACCACGAGTGCTGGCTACACATCCGCCGTTTCCTGAAGATAGCGGACGTTCTGCAGCCTCGAGCCGATCTATGTGAAAACT GCCGGTAA